The following proteins come from a genomic window of Campylobacter concisus:
- a CDS encoding molybdopterin-dependent oxidoreductase, with amino-acid sequence MQRREFLKRSAVLSTVTASAVLADGEKDDYKPQSNSLEPEFNVKDGKISLNKGHSVVFSMCHGCTTKCGIRLHVDEKNDKVVRCSGNPYHPLANLHWANFDTSINDALLATTASGEDEKRATVCARGAILPEMIDSPARILTPLKRVGKRGEGKWKSISFEQLVEEVVEGGDLFGEGHVDGLRAIYSDELIDSENPEYGTKRNQFLSFYLYDGRSDIVDRFVKKSFGTINHYSHGGICGGGFRVGGKIAHNAKGFAHTKPDYENSKFIIYWGTSPSNASNPFQKQAKMLSYTRGTRDDFSYAVVDPSVTNTVKYASSDKGRWIAIKPGTDSALAMAMIRWIIENEKYATNYLIQPNLDQAKLAGEIHWCNATHLVITEKGHKDYGKFALINNEWQVCSQDGKIQSYKVNEPAKLYYKGKILIDGKKVEVKSSMQLLKESAYKHSLEEYSKICGVSVDDILWLCENFTKNGRQVSTNVHGGMMHTQAGMTTYAILCLNTLMGTYGYKGGNVNASAGTHEFLKGRYNLESFEGAYKPNGLNLSRSGKYYETSSEFKRKVAAGGSGYPSTQPWYPISMPLVNETLTSHKAGYPYKVKVFINYMTNVLYGQAGLERAVLDVLKDSKNLPLFVGIDAFMNETNAYADYIVPDGVNLENWALPNSLWGTIAKTSVVRYPAVSSKQAKDKNGGVIDVEAFYIAVAKRLGLKGFGKNAFKDKDGNFMDLDVKEQYYAAALANLAFDGEGVKDISDEDKKLSKISRVMTKLDPYLKDEEKPKVAHILAKGGRYDSYESAYNGDKATVKVPAPTPASIYYEPLGGHRHSITGEFMPGVPSLMLPVASDGTPLEKFFPRSEWKYTVSSRKSNIQHFYTFVSPRLRSVHPKNFIRISTDVASEQGIRSGDKVKVTTPYGAQVGEAFVTDGVASGVISIEHGFGHDEFGIRTHIVDGKPAFGIANLEKGVNHNKLGLLDPKRNGEFSLNDWLVGTCARQALPAKIRKIG; translated from the coding sequence ATGCAAAGAAGAGAATTTTTAAAAAGATCAGCCGTGCTCTCAACAGTAACTGCGAGCGCTGTGCTAGCAGATGGCGAAAAGGACGACTATAAACCACAGTCAAACTCGCTCGAGCCAGAATTTAACGTAAAAGACGGCAAAATTTCACTCAACAAGGGACATAGCGTTGTCTTCTCAATGTGCCATGGCTGTACGACGAAGTGCGGCATAAGGCTTCACGTAGATGAGAAAAACGACAAAGTTGTAAGATGTAGCGGCAACCCATACCACCCACTTGCAAATTTGCACTGGGCAAATTTTGACACCTCGATAAACGACGCACTCCTTGCCACAACGGCAAGTGGTGAAGATGAAAAGCGAGCCACAGTTTGTGCTAGAGGAGCGATCTTGCCTGAGATGATAGACTCGCCAGCAAGGATACTAACGCCGCTAAAAAGAGTTGGCAAAAGGGGCGAGGGTAAGTGGAAGAGCATAAGCTTTGAGCAACTAGTAGAAGAGGTAGTAGAGGGCGGAGATCTCTTTGGTGAGGGGCATGTTGATGGCCTTAGAGCGATATATAGTGACGAGCTAATCGACAGCGAAAACCCGGAATATGGCACCAAACGCAATCAATTTTTAAGCTTTTACCTATACGACGGACGCTCTGACATCGTTGATCGCTTTGTCAAAAAGTCATTTGGCACTATAAACCACTACTCACACGGCGGAATTTGCGGCGGTGGCTTTAGGGTCGGTGGCAAGATCGCACATAACGCAAAGGGCTTTGCACACACTAAGCCAGACTATGAAAATTCTAAATTTATCATCTACTGGGGTACTTCGCCATCAAACGCCAGTAACCCTTTCCAAAAGCAAGCAAAAATGCTCTCTTACACAAGAGGCACTAGAGATGACTTTAGCTACGCGGTAGTCGATCCAAGCGTTACAAACACAGTAAAATACGCATCATCAGACAAAGGCCGCTGGATAGCGATAAAGCCTGGCACCGACTCAGCTCTAGCCATGGCGATGATACGCTGGATCATAGAAAATGAAAAATATGCCACAAACTACCTTATTCAGCCAAATTTAGACCAAGCAAAACTTGCAGGCGAGATACATTGGTGTAACGCCACTCACCTAGTCATCACCGAAAAAGGTCACAAAGACTACGGCAAATTTGCACTTATAAATAACGAGTGGCAGGTCTGCTCGCAAGATGGCAAGATACAAAGCTACAAGGTAAATGAGCCAGCTAAGCTCTACTACAAAGGTAAAATTTTAATAGACGGCAAAAAAGTTGAGGTAAAAAGCTCAATGCAGCTTTTAAAAGAGTCAGCCTACAAGCATAGCCTAGAGGAGTACTCAAAAATTTGCGGCGTAAGCGTAGATGATATTTTGTGGCTTTGTGAAAATTTCACCAAAAATGGCAGACAAGTGAGTACAAACGTGCATGGCGGTATGATGCACACGCAAGCTGGTATGACTACTTATGCGATCCTTTGTCTAAATACGCTAATGGGCACTTACGGCTACAAAGGTGGCAACGTCAATGCAAGTGCTGGCACACACGAGTTTTTAAAGGGCAGATATAACCTTGAGAGCTTTGAGGGTGCTTATAAGCCAAATGGACTAAATTTATCAAGATCTGGCAAATACTACGAAACTAGCTCGGAGTTTAAGCGCAAAGTGGCAGCTGGCGGTAGCGGCTATCCATCAACTCAGCCATGGTATCCTATCTCTATGCCACTTGTAAACGAAACGCTTACGAGCCACAAGGCTGGCTATCCATACAAAGTAAAAGTTTTCATAAACTACATGACAAACGTACTTTACGGCCAAGCAGGACTTGAAAGAGCGGTCTTAGACGTGCTAAAAGATAGTAAAAATTTACCACTTTTTGTGGGCATAGACGCCTTTATGAACGAGACAAACGCCTATGCTGACTACATCGTACCAGATGGGGTAAATTTAGAAAACTGGGCACTTCCAAACTCTCTTTGGGGAACGATTGCTAAAACTTCAGTTGTGCGCTATCCAGCCGTTAGCTCAAAGCAGGCAAAGGATAAAAACGGCGGCGTGATCGACGTTGAGGCATTTTATATAGCCGTGGCAAAGAGGCTTGGACTAAAAGGCTTTGGCAAAAATGCCTTCAAAGACAAAGACGGAAATTTCATGGACCTTGACGTAAAAGAGCAGTATTACGCGGCTGCACTAGCAAATTTAGCCTTTGACGGCGAGGGTGTGAAAGATATAAGTGACGAGGACAAAAAGCTTAGTAAGATATCAAGAGTGATGACAAAACTCGATCCTTATCTAAAAGACGAAGAGAAGCCAAAAGTAGCGCACATACTAGCAAAAGGCGGCAGATACGATAGCTACGAGAGCGCATATAATGGCGATAAAGCAACCGTAAAAGTGCCAGCGCCTACGCCAGCTTCGATCTACTATGAGCCACTTGGTGGGCATAGACACTCAATAACAGGCGAATTTATGCCAGGAGTGCCAAGTCTGATGCTACCAGTTGCAAGTGACGGCACGCCGCTTGAGAAATTTTTCCCACGCTCTGAGTGGAAATACACAGTAAGCTCAAGAAAGTCAAATATCCAACACTTCTACACCTTTGTTAGCCCAAGGCTAAGATCTGTTCATCCTAAGAATTTCATAAGGATATCGACAGATGTGGCTAGCGAGCAAGGCATACGCTCAGGTGATAAGGTGAAGGTGACTACGCCTTATGGTGCGCAAGTTGGTGAGGCATTTGTTACTGACGGCGTTGCTAGCGGGGTTATTAGTATAGAGCATGGGTTTGGACATGATGAGTTTGGTATAAGAACGCACATTGTCGATGGAAAGCCAGCTTTTGGGATCGCAAATTTAGAAAAAGGAGTCAATCACAACAAGCTTGGACTTCTTGATCCAAAAAGAAATGGCGAATTTAGCCTAAATGACTGGTTGGTTGGCACTTGCGCTAGACAAGCACTTCCTGCAAAGATAAGAAAGATCGGCTAG
- a CDS encoding AMIN domain-containing protein has translation MKKIWLVLSIFAASVFARENPFMPISELNTSVMTTNIIEKFDSFDSLSFKFPSDAALLLDVTIRYRANDGTIKEKRLADINKTINYSDEFALNKVKNPEPVVAKKLDVSVTMANMPSQKVSTPVIIEKNETKISNKDRNKTSDMPTPNVVVIDLSTDKTKETTIKPEQKVVEIKIEPSAKPVDSVKNKKDVKFLGFISFLANSKELKIATKAKNLKHFAYEKNKIVLDFARPPRSFKTKSLKLENEHFKNVIIGWHDRYFRVVLELDKMHKYKLEATENGYALKLL, from the coding sequence ATGAAAAAAATTTGGTTAGTTTTATCTATATTTGCAGCAAGCGTGTTTGCTAGAGAGAACCCATTTATGCCTATTAGCGAGCTAAATACAAGCGTTATGACAACAAATATCATAGAAAAATTTGATAGCTTTGATTCTCTTTCGTTTAAATTTCCAAGCGATGCAGCGCTTTTACTAGATGTCACCATAAGATATAGAGCAAATGACGGCACTATAAAGGAAAAAAGGTTAGCTGATATAAATAAAACTATCAATTACAGCGATGAATTTGCTTTAAATAAGGTAAAAAATCCAGAACCAGTCGTAGCAAAAAAGCTAGATGTTTCGGTCACAATGGCAAATATGCCTAGCCAAAAAGTAAGCACTCCTGTGATAATAGAAAAAAATGAAACTAAAATTTCAAATAAAGATAGAAATAAAACTTCAGATATGCCAACTCCAAATGTTGTAGTGATCGATCTTAGCACAGACAAAACAAAAGAAACTACCATAAAGCCTGAACAAAAGGTGGTCGAGATAAAGATCGAGCCTAGTGCAAAGCCAGTTGATAGTGTCAAAAATAAAAAGGATGTTAAATTTCTAGGTTTTATAAGCTTTCTAGCTAATAGCAAAGAGCTAAAAATCGCTACAAAAGCTAAAAATTTAAAGCATTTTGCTTATGAGAAAAATAAGATCGTTCTTGACTTTGCAAGGCCACCAAGAAGCTTTAAAACTAAGAGCTTAAAACTTGAAAATGAACATTTTAAAAATGTGATCATAGGCTGGCATGATAGATATTTCAGAGTGGTTTTAGAGCTTGATAAGATGCATAAATATAAGCTTGAAGCCACTGAAAATGGATATGCGCTTAAGCTTTTATAG
- a CDS encoding tyrosine-type recombinase/integrase: MKYPLDCKDNFENSFIFWLTRYVKFKLSSLSNKELRDPKALASVNFALSREIKNIDQLDGLVKSARNAGLTGINTYFNPLKKIYETMKFYELSSLKQIDEELLSEILASTTGGLSDASKKNYRISVINFFAFLDKQNEEDGKAHVFDINLKNWGGVSGNKGQKLPEFMGEDEVKKFLDAIEESDFKQNSNRNKLIIKTIIFTGIRVSEALNLKRKDITEDGDLFIIRIRGKGNKYRIVMIKRHLIEAHLNAIAINYINKEGYLFINKKGTRLTQAYVSRIVEQILFKAGIRKEKNGAHMLRHTFATMLYKKQKDLVLVQEALGHASLNTSRIYTHFDSDKLKLAAKVAEDLAN, encoded by the coding sequence TTGAAATATCCACTTGATTGTAAAGATAATTTTGAAAACTCATTTATTTTTTGGCTTACTCGCTACGTCAAATTTAAACTTAGCTCACTTTCGAATAAAGAGCTTCGAGATCCAAAGGCACTTGCAAGTGTAAATTTCGCTCTAAGCCGCGAGATAAAAAACATTGATCAGCTTGATGGCTTGGTAAAAAGCGCGAGAAATGCAGGACTTACTGGCATAAATACCTACTTTAATCCACTTAAAAAAATATATGAAACGATGAAATTTTACGAGCTTAGTAGCCTAAAGCAGATCGATGAAGAACTGCTAAGCGAAATACTGGCTAGCACAACCGGCGGACTAAGCGACGCTAGTAAGAAAAATTACCGCATCTCAGTGATAAATTTCTTTGCGTTTTTAGACAAACAAAACGAAGAGGATGGCAAGGCCCATGTTTTTGATATAAATTTAAAAAACTGGGGCGGAGTTAGTGGCAACAAAGGGCAAAAGTTGCCTGAGTTTATGGGCGAAGATGAGGTCAAAAAATTTCTAGATGCGATCGAAGAAAGTGACTTTAAGCAAAACTCAAATCGCAATAAGCTCATAATAAAAACGATAATTTTTACTGGCATTCGTGTGAGCGAGGCTCTAAATTTAAAGCGAAAGGACATCACTGAAGATGGCGATCTTTTTATCATTAGGATCCGAGGCAAAGGTAACAAATACCGCATCGTTATGATAAAACGCCACCTAATAGAAGCTCATCTAAATGCGATTGCAATAAACTACATCAACAAAGAGGGCTATCTTTTCATAAATAAAAAAGGCACCAGACTGACGCAAGCCTATGTAAGTCGCATAGTGGAGCAGATCCTTTTTAAAGCTGGTATCAGAAAAGAGAAAAATGGTGCTCACATGCTGCGTCACACCTTTGCAACGATGCTTTACAAAAAGCAAAAAGACCTTGTTTTGGTGCAAGAAGCTCTAGGTCATGCAAGCTTAAATACCTCGCGAATTTACACACACTTTGATAGTGACAAGCTAAAACTCGCTGCAAAAGTAGCTGAGGATCTAGCAAACTAG